A window of the Hordeum vulgare subsp. vulgare chromosome 5H, MorexV3_pseudomolecules_assembly, whole genome shotgun sequence genome harbors these coding sequences:
- the LOC123452165 gene encoding exopolygalacturonase-like: MEARPPVLVIAVVVALCGVSLCGVAAAGNVTAAQLFPTSSYDSYHGAPVTYNVKNYGAKGNGAADDTKALMAAWKVACAAAGTVTLQVPPGTYYMGPTQFHGPCQASSLTFLLQGTLKAATDLSRFGNDWIEFGWVKGLIVAGQNGATIDGQGASSWPFNKCPVRKDCKVLPTSVLFVNNENTVVKDIASVNSKFFHFALLQNKNTKMLNLRINAPGNSPNTDGIHIERCTGVVIADTKISTGDDCISIGQGNDNVDIQRVNCGPGHGMSVGSLGRYVGEGDVTRVYVKDMNFDGTMNGLRIKTWENSPTKSLAAHMVFENMVMKDVENPVIIDQKYCPYYNCEHKYVSGVTIKNITFKNIKGTSSLPVAVMLRCGVPCQGVVLQDFDIKYKGAGGTSSKCENAKAKYVGYMYPKPCP, translated from the exons ATGGAGGCGCGGCCGCCGGTGTTGGTCATTGCCGTCGTCGTCGCGCTCTGCGGCGTGTCTCTCTGCGGCGTGGCCGCGGCCGGGAACGTGACCGCGGCGCAGCTGTTCCCCACGTCGTCGTACGACTCGTACCACGGCGCGCCGGTCACCTACAACGTCAAGAACTACGGCGCTAAAGGCAACGGCGCCGCCGACGACACCAAG GCGCTAATGGCGGCGTGGAAGGTGGCGTGCGCGGCGGCCGGCACGGTGACGCTGCAGGTCCCGCCGGGGACGTACTACATGGGCCCGACGCAGTTCCACGGCCCCTGCCAGGCCTCCTCCCTCACCTTCTTGCTCCAG ggcACGTTGAAGGCGGCGACGGACCTGAGCCGCTTCGGCAACGACTGGATCGAGTTCGGGTGGGTGAAGGGCCTCATCGTCGCCGGCCAGAACGGCGCCACCATCGACGGCCAGGGCGCCTCCTCCTGGCCCTTCAACAAGTGCCCCGTCCGAAAGGACTGCAAGGTCCTCCCCACC AGCGTGCTGTTCGTGAACAACGAGAACACGGTGGTGAAGGACATCGCGTCGGTGAACAGCAAGTTCTTCCACTTCGCGCTGCTGCAGAACAAGAACACCAAgatgctcaacctgcggatcaacgCGCCGGGGAACAGCCCCAACACGGACGGCATCCACATCGAGCGGTGCACGGGGGTGGTCATCGCCGACACCAAGATCAGCACCGGCGACGACTGCATCTCCATCGGCCAGGGCAACGACAACGTCGACATCCAGCGCGTCAACTGCGGGCCGGGCCACGGCATGAGCGTCGGCAGCCTGGGGCGGTACGTCGGGGAGGGGGACGTGACCCGCGTGTACGTCAAGGACATGAACTTCGACGGCACCATGAACGGGCTGCGGATCAAGACCTGGGAGAACTCCCCCACCAAGAGCCTGGCGGCGCACATGGTGTTCGAGAACATGGTGATGAAGGACGTGGAGAACCCGGTGATCATCGACCAGAAGTACTGCCCATACTACAACTGCGAGCACAAGTACGTGTCCGGGGTCACCATCAAGAACATCACCTTCAAGAACATCAAGGGCACCTCCTCGTTGCCGGTCGCCGTCATGCTCCGCTGCGGCGTGCCGTGCCAGGGCGTCGTGCTCCAGGACTTCGACATCAAGTACAAGGGCGCCGGCGGCACATCCTCCAAGTGCGAGAACGCCAAGGCCAAGTACGTCGGCTACATGTACCCCAAGCCGTGCCCATAG